Proteins encoded together in one Camelina sativa cultivar DH55 chromosome 9, Cs, whole genome shotgun sequence window:
- the LOC104714201 gene encoding myb-related protein Myb4-like: MGKGRAPCCDKTKVKRGPWSPEEDLKLISFIQKFGHENWRSLPKQSGLLRCGKSCRLRWINYLRPDLKRGNFTAEEEETIIKLHQNYGNKWSKIASKLPGRTDNEIKNVWHTHLKKRLVQSDPTADEPASSPCSSDSVSRGNEEKSRAEDSFNRTTKHESSSRTSAVSSGSSINHSNQEDDPKIGLTFEYIEEAYSEFNDIIQEVDKPDLLEIPFDTDNDIWSYLDASNSFQQCAANEFSSATRTEEESDEDEVKKWLKHLESELGLEEDDSQQQRTQDNKEESSSLLKTYELMIH; encoded by the exons atgggGAAGGGAAGAGCACCTTGTTGTGACAAGACCAAAGTAAAGAGAGGTCCATGGAGCCCAGAAGAAGATTTGAAACTCATCTCTTTCATTCAAAAGTTTGGTCATGAGAACTGGAGATCTCTTCCCAAACAGTCTG GGCTATTGCGGTGTGGGAAGAGTTGTCGTCTAAGGTGGATTAACTACCTCAGGCCAGATCTGAAGCGTGGTAACTTCACtgcagaggaggaagaaacaaTCATCAAGCTCCACCAGAACTATGGGAACAA GTGGTCAAAAATAGCTTCTAAGCTTCCAGGTAGAACAGATAACGAAATCAAGAATGTGTGGCACACTCATCTAAAGAAAAGATTGGTACAGAGCGATCCCACTGCAGATGAACCAGCTTCATCACCTTGTTCAAGTGATTCTGTTTCTCGTGGGAACGAGGAGAAGTCACGAGCAGAGGATTCTTTCAACAGAACAACTAAACATGAGTCATCATCGAGGACATCAGCTGTGTCTTCAGGTAGTTCCATTAACCATTCAAAccaagaagatgatccaaagaTAGGCCTGACGTTTGAGTACATAGAAGAAGCTTATAGCGAGTTTAACGACATTATTCAAGAGGTAGACAAACCGGATCTGCTGGAGATCCCTTTCGATACAGATAATGACATTTGGAGTTACTTAGATGCTTCAAACTCGTTTCAACAATGCGCTGCAAATGAGTTCAGCTCAGCTACAAGAACAGAAGAAGAGTCTGATGAGGATGAGGTTAAGAAATGGTTAAAGCACCTGGAAAGCGAACTTGGGTTAGAAGAAGATGACAGTcaacaacaaagaacacaagacaACAAAGAAGAATCATCATCACTACTGAAAACCTACGAGCTCATGATACATTAA
- the LOC104715981 gene encoding dnaJ homolog subfamily B member 12-like, which translates to MESNKDEARRAIDIAEKKISANDYDGAKKLVNKAQRLYPQLEGLKQVLMTIDVYISASNKTNGESDWYGVLGVDPLADDEAVKKRYKKLALLLHPDKNRFHGAEGAFKLVSQACNLLSDKKHFDAVIAAHLASAAAAGERASKLSENIKSTERLFKRHANFEAERLFKGGNANSTFEAERRFKGGNANSTFEAERLFKRGNANSTFVF; encoded by the exons ATGGAGAGTAACAAGGACGAAGCTAGAAGAGCGATTGATATCGCCGAGAAGAAAATCTCAGCGAATGATTACGATGGGGCTAAGAAACTCGTAAACAAGGCGCAGCGTCTGTATCCGCAACTTGAAGGTTTGAAACAAGTGTTGATGACGATCGATGTTTATATCTCTGCGTCAAACAAAACCAACGGAGAATCTGATTGGTATGGAGTTCTCGGTGTAGATCCTTTGGCTGACGATGAAGCTGTGAAGAAACGTTACAAGAAGTTAGCTCTTTTGCTTCATCCGGACAAGAACAGGTTTCATGGTGCTGAAGGCGCGTTTAAACTGGTTTCACAAGCTTGTAATTTGTTATCTGATAAG AAACACTTTGATGCTGTTATTGCTGCTCATCttgcttctgctgctgctgctggcGAGAGAGCTTCTAAGCTTTCGGAGAACATAAAATCCACAGAGAGGCTTTTCAAGAGGCATGCAAACTTTGAAGCAGAGAGGTTATTCAAAGGAGGAAACGCAAACTCTACTTTTGAGGCAGAGAGGCGATTCAAAGGAGGAAACGCAAACTCTACTTTTGAGGCAGAGAGGCTATTCAAACGAGGAAACGCAAACTCTACTTTTGTGTTTTAG
- the LOC104714202 gene encoding myb-related protein Zm1-like produces MRWINYLKPDLKRGNFTAEEEETIIKLHQNYGNKWSKIASQLPGRTDNEIKNVWRTHLKKRLVQSSGNDLTAHEPASSPCLSDSVSRGNEDKSRAEDSLNITTNDESSSRNGLSTSVSAGGSFNHSNQEDDPTIGLMFEYMEEDYSEFNDIIQEVDKPDLVEIPFDTDTDIWSYLDAPNSFQQCAANEFSSASRVEEESDEDEVKKWLKNLESELGLEEDDSQQQRTQENKESSSSSSSSSSSSSLLKTCELMIH; encoded by the exons ATGAGGTGGATTAACTACCTCAAACCAGATCTGAAGCGTGGCAACTTCACtgcagaggaggaagaaacaaTCATCAAGCTCCACCAGAACTATGGGAACAA GTGGTCAAAAATCGCTTCTCAGCTTCCAGGTAGAACAGATAATGAAATCAAGAATGTGTGGCGCACCCATCTAAAGAAAAGATTGGTTCAGAGCTCAGGAAACGATCTCACTGCACATGAACCAGCTTCATCAccttgtttaagtgattctgTTTCTCGTGGGAACGAGGATAAGTCTCGAGCAGAAGATTCTTTGAACATAACAACTAACGATGAGTCGTCATCGAGGAATGGGTTGTCTACATCTGTGTCAGCGGGTGGTTCCTTTAACCATTCAAACCAAGAAGATGATCCAACGATTGGCCTTATGTTTGAGTACATGGAAGAAGATTACAGCGAATTTAACGACATTATTCAAGAGGTAGACAAACCGGATCTGGTGGAGATCCCTTTCGATACAGATACTGACATTTGGAGTTACTTAGATGCTCCAAACTCGTTTCAACAATGCGCTGCAAATGAGTTCAGCTCAGCTTCAAGAGTAGAAGAAGAGTCTGATGAGGATGAGGTTAAGAAATGGTTGAAGAACCTAGAAAGCGAACTCGGGTTAGAGGAAGATGACAGTCAACAACagagaacacaagaaaacaaagaatcatcatcatcatcatcatcatcatcatcatcatcatcattactgAAGACGTGCGAGCTCATGATACATTGA
- the LOC104715982 gene encoding TELO2-interacting protein 1 homolog, whose translation MEKSVVVRRETDGEDVEGEAEREAVFAQLKVLCLELLNLSQNPQKDPATIPALLRLLRRTPPSTLQSFFHYTLFPLLLLLDAAVACRSQGKKQTEEFPTTPYRVSDKVAEGVIYCLEELLKKCYIGSIDQMVVIMKKLTSGAILSPSEAAEEFREGIIRCFRAMISGLLPCSDDSCSCKRTVGWPQLSDIRDYQTQVSESFKYDLETRECLLAFLQSQSALAAVGHWLSILLKVADAEASRGHRGSANLRVEAFMALRILVAKVGTADVLAFFLPGVVSQIAKVFHVSRAMISGAAGSVDALDQAIRGLVEFLMIVLEDQTNSSKSQGQSDELTEITNQDIVTIDVPEKFKLNPSRDSFHVERTKEWLDSTTSHVNKLLCETFPHLLIHPAGKIRGGFLAAVRGLLLKSSCSLKGSRLVMVECICTLAVDDFDEVSVAAQEFLDHLFSKGTNHHIESDVIKIFSRLLERLPKVVLGNEELPALSVVKQLLVITYYSGPQFLANHLQSPITASRFLDIFSLCLSQNSAFTGSLEKLIAERPSSSTGYLPSITELKVGFRETRYNRTVPNITETDQVKLEISSPTSYMLPRMPPWFSYVGSQKLYEMLAGILRLVGLSLMAGFQNEGHLAVILDIPLGVFRKLVSDIRAKEYDGEDWQSWCNRTSSGQLVRQAATAACILNEMIFGLTDQSTDALSRLLQKSRKGSDKLSWEISWNKRAKSHLIDCVGKILHEYQSSEVWDLPVDQKTIPGQTDSDVQHFSLHFLRDCAMLHQVILEGVGVFSLCLGKDFASSGFLHSSLYLLLESLTCSSFQVRNASDAVLRLLAATSAHPTVGHLVVANADYVVDSICRQLRHLDLNPHVPNVLAAMLSYIGVAHDILPLLEEPMRLVSQELEIVGRQQHPNLTSPFLKAVGEIVKASKNEACLLPDRAKSYSVHVKTKASDAITSRQERGSDFDNKVDDEDEWENIVLELNRSKRYRRTVGSIASSCLVAATPLLASSNQVSCLVSLSIIEEGVVALAKVEEAYRAETETKETIEEVIEFASFFQLKDYMNATNDGADENRLLPSINKIWPFCVACIRNRNPVAVRRCLTVITRIIQTSGGDFFSRRFRNDGPDFWKLLTTSPFHIMTAKNLREDNKSALRLPYRTVSESSPSIAEGSSLKVQAALLDMIAELSRDKRSASALDAVLKKVAGLVVGIACSGVTGLREAALNALRGLACIDPDLIWILLADVYYSLKKRDLPRPPSPEFPDMSTVLPSPLPEDCQFLYVEYGGRSYGFELEFSSVETIFKTMQSLVFVDQC comes from the exons ATGGAAAAGTCCGTCGTAGTCCGCCGTGAAACCGATGGAGAAGACGTTGAGGGAGAAGCGGAAAGAGAAGCTGTCTTTGCACAACTGAAAGTTCTCTGCTTGGAGCTTCTAAACCTATCGCAAAACCCTCAAAAGGATCCGGCCACGATCCCTGCTTTGCTCCGCCTCCTCCGCCGTACTCCTCCTTCCACTCTCCAATCCTTCTTCCA CTACACTTTGTTTCCATTGCTTCTTCTGTTAGACGCCGCCGTTGCTTGCAGAAGTCAGGGGAAAAAGCAGACTGAGGAATTTCCAACTACACCTTATAGAGTGAGTGATAAAGTGGCGGAAGGTGTAATCTATTGTCTTGAGGAACTTTTAAAGAAATGTTACATTGGATCCATTGATCAG ATGGTTGTAATTATGAAGAAGTTGACTAGTGGTGCTATTTTATCCCCATCTGAGGCTGCTGAAGAGTTTCGTGAAGGGATCATCAGATGTTTCCGCGCAATGATCTCTGGTCTGCTTCCATGCTCTGATGATTCTTGCTCATGTAAGCGCACTGTTGGCTGGCCTCAACTGTCAGATATAAGAGATTATCAAACTCAAGTTTCAGAGTCTTTTAAGTATGATTTAGAAACCCGAGAGTGCTTGCTTGCGTTTCTTCAGTCTCAGTCTGCTTTGGCTGCTGTGGGTCATTGGCTTTCTATTCTTCTCAAA GTGGCTGATGCTGAGGCTTCTCGAGGACACCGAGGAAGTGCAAACCTTCGAGTTGAAGCCTTTATGGCCTTACGAATACTTGTCGCTAAG GTTGGTACTGCTGATGTGTTGGCCTTTTTTCTACCTGGTGTTGTTAGTCAAATTGCCAAAGTGTTTCATGTTTCGAGAGCAATGATAAGCGGTGCTGCCGGAAGTGTTGATGCATTGGACCAAGCAATTAGAGGTTTAGTTGAGTTTCTTATGATAGTCCTTGAGGATCAAACTAATTCATCC AAATCTCAAGGGCAGAGCGACGAGCTGACAGAAATTACAAACCAAGACATTGTAACCATCGATGTACCTGAAAAATTCAAACTGAATCCGAGTCGAGACTCCTTTCATGTTGAACGTACAAAGGAATGGTTAGATAGCACTACTTCTCACGTGAATAAGCTTCTCTGCGAGACGTTTCCTCAT CTTCTTATTCACCCAGCCGGAAAAATACGAGGGGGATTTCTCGCAGCAGTACGTGGATTGCTATTGAAGAGCTCTTGTTCGCTGAAGGGGTCTAGATTAGTGATGGTG GAATGCATATGTACTCTGGCTGTTGATGACTTCGATGAAGTTTCTGTAGCAGCTCAGGAATTTCTTGATCATTTATTCTCCAAAGGTACAAATCACCACATAGAGAGTGATGTAATCAAGATCTTTAGCAG ACTGCTTGAGAGGCTTCCGAAAGTGGTTCTGGGGAATGAGGAATTGCCTGCACTTTCAGTGGTGAAGCAGTTACTTGTCATCACTTATTATTCTGGTCCGCAGTTTTTGGCGAATCATCTTCAGTCTCCC ATAACAGCTAGCAGATTCCTGGATATATTTTCTCTCTGTCTGAGCCAAAATTCAGCATTCACCGGTTCTCTTGAGAAACTCATCGCAGAAAGGCCCTCATCATCGACAGGTTACCTCCCTTCAATCACAGAATTAAAAGTGGGGTTTCGGGAGACTAGATACAACCGTACTGTTCCAAATATCACTGAAACAGATCAAGTAAAATTGGAGATATCGTCGCCCACGAGCTATATGTTACCTCGCATGCCTCCATGGTTCTCTTACGTTGGTAGCCAGAAGCTCTATGAGATGCTTGCTGGAATCCTTAGACTTGTAGGATTATCCTTAATGGCAG GATTTCAAAATGAAGGGCATTTAGCTGTCATCCTGGATATTCCTCTGGGGGTTTTCCGTAAACTGGTTTCAGATATTCGTGCGAAGGAGTATGATGGAGAAGACTGGCAATCTTGGTGTAATCGAACAAGTTCAGGACAGTTAGTTCGCCAGGCGGCAACTGCTGCTTGTATCCTGAATGAGATGATTTTTGGTCTAACGGATCAATCAACTGATGCTCTCTCAAGACTGCTTCAGAAGTCAAGAAAGGGAAGTGACAAACTTTCCTGGGAAATCTCATGGAATAAACGTGCAAAAAGTCATCTGATTGATTGCGTTGGTAAAATCTTGCACGAATACCAATCTTCTGAAGTGTGGGATCTCCCTGTGGACCAAAAGACAATTCCTGGTCAAACTGATTCCGATGTTCAACATTTTAGTCTGCATTTCTTAAGAGACTGTGCAATGCTACACCAAGTTATATTAGAAGGAGTAGGTGTATTTTCCTTGTGTCTTGGAAAAGATTTTGCTTCAAGTGGATTTCTTCACTCTTCGCTTTACCTTCTGCTTGAGAGTCTTACCTGCTCCAGCTTCCAAGTTAGAAATGCTTCAGATGCTGTCTTACGTCTTCTTGCTGCCACCTCTGCCCATCCAACA GTTGGGCATCTGGTTGTTGCAAATGCGGATTATGTTGTTGACTCTATTTGTCGTCAGCTGCGCCACCTGGATCTTAATCCTCATGTCCCAAATGTTCTTGCTGCTATGCTTTCTTATATCGGAGTTGCTCATGATATACTGCCTTTATTGGAGGAACCG ATGCGATTGGTTTCCCAGGAACTAGAAATTGTTGGTAGACAACAGCATCCAAATCTAACTTCACCCTTCTTGAAG GCTGTTGGTGAGATTGTAAAAGCATCAAAGAACGAGGCTTGCCTATTACCAGACCGAGCCAAGTCATATAGTGTTCATGTTAAGACCAAAGCATCTGATGCGATAACATCAAGGCAAGAGAGAGGTTCAGATTTTGACAATAAAGTTGATGACGAGGACGAATGGGAAAACATAGTGCTTGAACTGAATCGTTCTAAACGATACAGACGCACAGTTGGATCCATCGCCTCTTCGTGTTTAGTTGCAGCCACACCTCTCCTTGCATCATCAAATCAAGTCTCATGCTTGGTCTCCCTCAGTATAATCGAG GAAGGAGTAGTGGCACTGGCTAAAGTCGAGGAAGCTTATCGAGCTGAGAcagaaaccaaagaaacaattGAAGAAGTCATTGAGTTTGCTTCATTCTTTCAGCTTAAAGACTACATGAATGCTACAAACGATGGAGCAGACGAAAACCGCCTTTTACCCTCTATCAACAAAATCTGGCCTTTCTGTGTTGCTTGCATACGTAACAGAAATCCCGTG GCTGTGCGCAGATGCTTAACTGTGATAACCCGAATCATTCAGACATCCGGAGGAGATTTTTTCTCACGTCGTTTCCGCAATGATGGCCCGGATTTTTGGAAGCTTTTAACAACATCTCCATTCCACATTATGACAGCGAAGAACCTCCGGGAAGACAACAAATCGGCTCTCCGGCTTCCTTACAGAACCGTCTCCGAGTCGTCTCCTTCGATTGCTGAAGGTTCCAGCTTGAAAGTGCAGGCTGCACTTCTCGACATGATTGCAGAGCTTTCTAGAGACAAACGCAGTGCTTCAGCGTTAGATGCAGTCTTGAAAAAAGTTGCGGGACTGGTCGTTGGGATCGCCTGCAGCGGCGTAACTGGCTTAAGGGAAGCGGCTTTGAATGCATTGAGAGGTTTGGCTTGTATCGA